ACTTCCTCCTGTAGATAAAACGCGATGAGAATTCGTATTCTTTCGCAACGCTTGTTGTAGATGCGGGTGATAAAGCAACATAATTTGCTTTGCAGCATTTTCTGTAGCTTGATTTTGAAGTAAGGAAGGGTATTGCAATAGGAAGAAGAACATCTTTATTCCCTCTGCATATACCTTATCTTGAGAGTTTGCTGAAGCTTCTAGTTCTGATCCCGCAAATATTGGGGATGCGCTCATTTCAAGATATGATGTTCCTAAACTCTCACTTTGGTTAATGTAATCCAAAATAGTGTCTAAAGTAGTTCTTAACTGTGCTTCAGGAAGAGTTTGCGGCGTAACTTGCATTAATTTAGCAATGATTCTATAGGTGAAACCTAATTGTACAATGGTTCCTGAAGACTTGAATCCATCACAGAGAGCAAGGGCAGTCTCAATCAGACTTCCAGCCTGTTTCTGAGACCAGCAGGCTTGCAACTTTGCGTTAAGTGCTGCAGCTTTTTCTCCGTGCCATCCTAAAAATTCTGTTAGGGTTTGATTATCTCCCAAAAGGCTTGTAAATACGGTTTTCGCTTGTCTTAGGAAGTCAGAACATAGATTGTTATTTGCTGCACACGAAGGATGAGAAAGAAGGAAAGAAAAAAGAATTAGCTGTGTAGGTAGCTGAATGTCGGGTCTTGTTGCAGCAATAGCGCGAGAGAATTTCTGGTAGTGTCCTTGAATTTCTTGAGGGAAATTTTGTATTATGGGTGCAATATCTGCTTCAGTTAAATTTCCAGCAACTAAGACGGTAGACATGGTATCCATAAGCTTATTTAATGATGCTTGAAATTGCGCGGCTGTCTGCTGTTGTTCCTGGGGTAGTTGTTGAATATCTTGATCATTGAGTAGGAATTGCGATAGGAACTCTAAAGCAAGTTCTCCCTGTTTTGCAGCTTCTATAACCGGCAATGTATTGCCGCGGAAGATATGATTTAAAATAGGACTAGATGGTTCTACTTGGATAATCTTCCTTAAAGAATCCGCTAACAACTCTGGAGCTTCTGTCATCTGACTTAAGATTACAGCACGAACGTTTTCTTCTCCTCCCATACTTGTTATACGGTTTTCATCCATGGTGAAAAGAGCAAGATTTTTTAAATAAGAAATAGCCACGGGCGTATGCAAAGGAGAAAGAAGAATATGATCGTAAAGATCCTTGAAACTTTGATAGCCTTGGCATGAGTGAATAATTCGAGCCATTTGCTCGGATAACAAGCGGTTCCTTATTGATGATTGCGCAAAAGGTAGCCCTAAAATACGTTGAGCCTCGTTTTCGAATGCTTGAGGATTGGCAGATCGGTTTAAAGAACATATCCAGCCTATATAGAAAGAACGGTAGAAACAGTTCCCGTCTCCTGGGACATCGACAAGATAATAGTTGGCATCTAAGTGCTTTAATTGATTTAACAATAGATGAGCGACTTGGGTATTTTCAGCCTGAGGACTTGCTTGGTCTTCCTTTATAATGTCTGCCCAATTTTTCATTATATTTGCGAAGTTCGATTTAATGCGTTTAGGATATGTAGCTACGAATAGGGGGTTAAGAATTTGCGCTGGTGTGATAGTTAAACGCGCGCTATTCGGAGCTAACCCTTGTTCATTAAAATTAGCCATAGCTTCTAAGGATTTTCGGTCTACACCCGGAGGTAAGACCCCTAGCCTTTGCGTGCGATCTAAAATCTCGCTTAAAGTAGGCAACCCTTTTACCGGTCGGGGAGTTGTCGGCGCTGGTATTGTTGGAAGAGGGTCCGCGGGTGGAATCGTAGGAGGTGTTGTGTCTACCGGCTGTGGTATCGTTGGAGGCGTAGTGGGTTGAGTTGGTGCTTGTATTGCTGGAAGAGAGTCCGCTGGTGGAACTGTAGGAGGCTGCGTGGTATCTGTTGGCTGCAGTGTGGGAGGAAGATCCAGAGAAGCTTTCGTAATGGGTGCTGGAGCAGGTGGTGTTGTGTCTGCTGGCTGTGGTATCGTTGGAGGTGTAGCGGGTTGAGTTGGTGCTTGTATTGCTGGAAGAGAGTCCGCTGGTGGAACTGTAGGAGGCGTTGTCTCTACTGGTTGTGGAGGAGGTGTTGGCCCTCTCCTTGGAGAGGTAGGGGAGGCTCCCGGAGATTGTGTTGGGGATTGCTGTGGTTGCACAGGAATAACGGGTGTAGTGATCTCTTCTATTGCATGGTGTGAGCAATAGTGAAAAAGCAAAAGAAGGCCTAAGGTAATAATATGCAGCAATACATAGGCTACCAGACGCAGGGCCCTGATACACAAAGGATCTTGTGGATTGGTTTGTAAATGATAAAGATTATTTCTTCCTGGAGGAGGGCAGGAAGGAGGAGTGGAGGATGGTGAGCTCATAATTGAATTTTTTTATATAACTACATACTTACTCGCTATCGATGTCAATTAATTTAAAAGCATATTCGAGTTTGATGATTTATTATTCTCTATGTAAAGTATAGCATATTTTTAGTTATTCTAGCATAGTTTTTATGAAACAGTTTACTTTTTGCCTCCGAGCCTTGTTTTGTGTATTTTGTTTACTCTTAGTGGGTTGCAGTTCTTCTACTGAGAGGGATAAAATTTGGATAGTAGGGACGAATGCAACCTACCCACCTTTTGAATTTATCGATGAAAACGGCAAGGTTGTGGGTTTTGATATGGATCTAGCCGAAGCTATTAGCAAAAGGCTAGATAAGCAATTGAAAGTCATGGAATTCTCTTTTGACGCATTAATCCTAAATTTGAAAAAACACCGTATAGATGCCATTTTAGCGGGAATGTCGATTACCAGATCGCGTCAAAAAGAAATTGCTATGATTCCTTATCATGGAGAGGGTGTTTGTGAGTTGACCATTGTGTCCAAACAACCCATAGGGAAAGAAGATGTTCTTCCACTATCTAGATATTCCTCAGTTGCCGTACAAACAGGAACTTTCCATGAAGACTACCTATTATCTTTACCTGGGGTTTGTGTGCGTTCTTTCGACAGTACTTTAGAAGTGCTGATGGAAGTTGGTTGTAAAAAATCTCC
This portion of the Chlamydia crocodili genome encodes:
- a CDS encoding OTU domain-containing protein, which produces MSSPSSTPPSCPPPGRNNLYHLQTNPQDPLCIRALRLVAYVLLHIITLGLLLLFHYCSHHAIEEITTPVIPVQPQQSPTQSPGASPTSPRRGPTPPPQPVETTPPTVPPADSLPAIQAPTQPATPPTIPQPADTTPPAPAPITKASLDLPPTLQPTDTTQPPTVPPADSLPAIQAPTQPTTPPTIPQPVDTTPPTIPPADPLPTIPAPTTPRPVKGLPTLSEILDRTQRLGVLPPGVDRKSLEAMANFNEQGLAPNSARLTITPAQILNPLFVATYPKRIKSNFANIMKNWADIIKEDQASPQAENTQVAHLLLNQLKHLDANYYLVDVPGDGNCFYRSFYIGWICSLNRSANPQAFENEAQRILGLPFAQSSIRNRLLSEQMARIIHSCQGYQSFKDLYDHILLSPLHTPVAISYLKNLALFTMDENRITSMGGEENVRAVILSQMTEAPELLADSLRKIIQVEPSSPILNHIFRGNTLPVIEAAKQGELALEFLSQFLLNDQDIQQLPQEQQQTAAQFQASLNKLMDTMSTVLVAGNLTEADIAPIIQNFPQEIQGHYQKFSRAIAATRPDIQLPTQLILFSFLLSHPSCAANNNLCSDFLRQAKTVFTSLLGDNQTLTEFLGWHGEKAAALNAKLQACWSQKQAGSLIETALALCDGFKSSGTIVQLGFTYRIIAKLMQVTPQTLPEAQLRTTLDTILDYINQSESLGTSYLEMSASPIFAGSELEASANSQDKVYAEGIKMFFFLLQYPSLLQNQATENAAKQIMLLYHPHLQQALRKNTNSHRVLSTGGSIFGTFCWSGPVFGNDVNTQTIEATLSFLVRDPTALSLCQSMRNDFFQTMDLGNPAKTSALLQDVQTNYPELWENFIQHLDIVGHKTTPQNANRPFSQTLSSDILLYSFLNTHPQILDNNTELTTRLTAYITEQTTRIKTSIVDNFDRWVVLFWANFEKITTYNNLQRAFLFSLVRRGNAYPEASQSFIHDLSNMDLRDLMRMFNSVNTQAEDEHISAISSALGSLALCQYLADGSLTQTVRQLTPLANSYGFFQGGLTPEQQAQIFVLRADNHYNCLLPKDPNDTTRVGNTGNP
- a CDS encoding transporter substrate-binding domain-containing protein, encoding MKQFTFCLRALFCVFCLLLVGCSSSTERDKIWIVGTNATYPPFEFIDENGKVVGFDMDLAEAISKRLDKQLKVMEFSFDALILNLKKHRIDAILAGMSITRSRQKEIAMIPYHGEGVCELTIVSKQPIGKEDVLPLSRYSSVAVQTGTFHEDYLLSLPGVCVRSFDSTLEVLMEVGCKKSPVAVLEPSVARVVLKEFPDLYTTTIDLPEDWWVLGCGLGIAKDRPEHVKEVQKVLDELQADGTIRELEKKWGLDQKNF